A window of the Synechococcus sp. JA-3-3Ab genome harbors these coding sequences:
- a CDS encoding metallophosphoesterase family protein, whose protein sequence is MQLLLDFLLLPRDLTQHGEPENHAWLAERLARLPFPAFVVPGNHDVPQPEALAEFPRYYRAFGYEDGLSTFFPLSRNPPEGGNLPPLNPRRARNARPIVARNGIPRCGSRAPGGW, encoded by the coding sequence ATGCAGTTGCTCTTGGATTTTTTGCTGCTGCCGAGGGATCTGACCCAGCACGGGGAGCCAGAAAACCACGCTTGGTTGGCAGAGCGGCTGGCCCGTTTACCTTTTCCGGCTTTTGTGGTGCCCGGCAACCACGACGTGCCCCAGCCCGAGGCATTGGCAGAGTTTCCCCGCTACTACCGAGCTTTTGGCTATGAGGACGGGCTTTCCACTTTCTTTCCACTCTCTAGGAATCCCCCCGAAGGGGGAAATCTACCCCCATTAAACCCGCGCAGAGCAAGGAATGCAAGGCCCATTGTGGCTAGGAACGGGATCCCTCGATGTGGGAGTAGGGCTCCAGGTGGATGGTGA
- a CDS encoding UDP-glucuronic acid decarboxylase family protein, which produces MKILVTGGLGFIGSHLVSRLLQEGHTVICLDNGYTGREENLQAHRNNPALTLLWHDVAEPLPPELEKAGIEQIYHLACPASPPHYQADPIRTIRTGVWGTYHLLELAQKTGARFLLASTSEVYGDPQVHPQPEDYWGHVNPIGPRACYDESKRLAETLTFDWQRQHQTEIRVARIFNTYGPAMREDDGRVVSNFIVQALRGNPLTVYGDGSQTRSFCYISDLIEGLVRLMNSPYPGPFNLGNPQEVTILELARQVLALTGSSSPIVHRPLPTDDPKQRRPDINKARALLGWDPQIPLQLGLELTIPYFRRRLGLE; this is translated from the coding sequence GTGAAGATCCTGGTTACGGGTGGTTTGGGGTTTATCGGCTCCCATCTGGTCAGCCGTCTGCTGCAGGAGGGCCACACGGTGATCTGCCTCGACAACGGCTACACGGGGCGGGAGGAGAACCTGCAGGCCCACCGCAACAACCCTGCCTTGACCTTGCTGTGGCACGACGTGGCCGAGCCGCTGCCGCCGGAGCTGGAGAAAGCTGGCATTGAGCAAATCTACCACCTGGCCTGTCCCGCCTCGCCGCCCCACTACCAGGCGGATCCCATCCGCACCATCCGCACCGGCGTCTGGGGCACCTACCACCTGCTGGAGCTGGCCCAGAAAACGGGGGCCAGGTTCCTGCTGGCCTCCACTTCAGAAGTGTACGGGGATCCCCAGGTGCACCCCCAGCCGGAGGACTACTGGGGCCATGTCAACCCCATCGGCCCGCGGGCCTGCTACGACGAGTCCAAGCGCCTGGCCGAAACCCTGACCTTTGACTGGCAGCGGCAACACCAAACCGAGATCCGCGTGGCCCGCATCTTCAACACCTATGGCCCGGCCATGCGGGAAGACGATGGCCGTGTGGTCAGCAACTTCATCGTCCAGGCGCTGCGCGGGAATCCCCTCACCGTCTATGGAGATGGCTCCCAGACCCGTAGCTTCTGCTACATCTCCGACCTCATCGAGGGCCTGGTGCGCCTGATGAACAGCCCTTATCCCGGCCCCTTTAACCTGGGCAACCCGCAGGAGGTCACCATTCTAGAGTTGGCTCGGCAGGTTTTGGCCCTCACCGGCAGCTCTTCTCCCATCGTCCACCGGCCTCTCCCAACCGACGATCCCAAGCAGCGCCGGCCCGACATCAACAAGGCCCGCGCCCTGCTGGGCTGGGATCCCCAGATTCCTCTGCAGCTTGGCCTGGAGCTGACTATCCCCTACTTTCGCCGCCGGCTGGGCCTGGAGTAG
- the pflB gene encoding formate C-acetyltransferase produces MIASAQRSVALSTESKAQKTTERKVSDQTIGRDFLPGRWQRCIDVRDFIQRNYTPYTGDESFLAPASERTQRLWAKVKDLMALERERGVLDADTDLPSSITSHPPGYIDRELEQIVGLQTDKPLKRAIMPFGGIRMVETALKAYGYELDPKVKEIFTKYRKTHNDGVFDAYTEEMRRCRRSGIITGLPDAYGRGRIIGDYRRVPLYGVDRLIEDKEAQKASLEVDTMDEETIRLREELSEQIKALYELKEMGASYGFDLGRPASNAREAIQWLYLAYLAAVKEQNGAAMSLGRVSTFLDIYIERDLQAGILTEEEAQELIDHFVMKLRMVRFLRTPEYNELFSGDPTWVTECIGGMGLDGRPLVTKTSFRMLHTLYNLGPAPEPNLTVLWSERLPEAFKRYCAKVSIETSSIQYENDDLMRPYWGDDYGIACCVSAMRIGKQMQFFGARVNLAKCLLYAINGGRDEISGEQVAPAYAPITSEVLEYDEVWPRLVQMMAWLAKTYVNTMNIIHYMHDKYCYERLEMALHDRDVLRTMAFGLAGLSVTADSLSAIKYARVRAIRDERGLVVDYAVDGDFPKYGNNDDRVDSIAVQLVQTFMAELRKHKTYRNAIPTQSILTITSNVVYGKKTGNTPDGRRAGEPFAPGANPMHGRDTKGAVASLASVAKLPYDDALDGISNTFSIVPAALGRTAEERVANLVGLLDGYMRDGGFHLNVNVLNRETLLQAMEHPELYPQLTIRVSGYAVNFIKLTREQQLDVINRTFHQHF; encoded by the coding sequence ATGATAGCAAGCGCGCAGCGTTCTGTAGCTTTATCTACAGAATCGAAGGCCCAAAAAACCACAGAACGCAAAGTATCCGATCAAACGATTGGGAGAGATTTTCTGCCGGGACGGTGGCAACGCTGCATTGATGTCCGAGATTTTATTCAGCGCAATTACACTCCCTACACCGGCGACGAAAGCTTCTTGGCGCCGGCCAGCGAACGCACGCAGCGGCTGTGGGCCAAGGTTAAGGATTTGATGGCGCTGGAGCGGGAGCGGGGGGTTTTGGATGCCGACACGGACCTTCCTTCCAGCATCACCAGCCACCCGCCGGGCTATATCGACCGGGAGCTGGAGCAAATTGTAGGCCTACAGACCGACAAGCCCCTGAAGCGGGCCATTATGCCGTTCGGCGGCATCCGCATGGTGGAGACGGCCCTCAAGGCCTACGGCTACGAGCTGGATCCAAAGGTTAAGGAAATCTTTACCAAGTACCGCAAGACCCACAACGACGGGGTTTTCGACGCCTACACGGAGGAGATGCGCCGCTGCCGCCGCTCTGGCATCATCACCGGCTTGCCGGACGCCTATGGACGGGGCCGCATCATCGGCGACTACCGGCGGGTACCTCTCTATGGCGTGGATCGGCTGATTGAGGACAAGGAGGCGCAGAAGGCCAGCCTAGAGGTGGACACGATGGATGAAGAAACCATCCGCCTGCGGGAGGAGCTCTCAGAGCAGATCAAAGCCCTGTACGAGCTCAAGGAGATGGGGGCCAGCTACGGCTTTGACCTGGGCCGTCCGGCCAGCAACGCCCGCGAGGCCATCCAGTGGCTGTACCTGGCCTACCTGGCAGCCGTCAAAGAGCAAAATGGCGCTGCCATGTCCCTGGGGCGGGTTTCCACGTTCCTAGACATCTACATCGAGCGGGATCTGCAGGCCGGGATCCTCACCGAGGAAGAGGCCCAAGAGCTCATCGACCACTTTGTCATGAAGCTGCGCATGGTCAGGTTTTTGCGCACGCCGGAGTACAACGAGCTCTTTAGCGGGGATCCCACCTGGGTTACCGAGTGCATCGGCGGCATGGGGCTGGATGGGCGGCCTCTGGTTACCAAGACCAGCTTCCGCATGCTGCATACCCTCTACAACCTGGGGCCGGCACCGGAGCCCAACCTGACGGTGCTCTGGTCGGAGCGGCTGCCGGAAGCCTTCAAGCGCTACTGCGCCAAGGTCTCCATTGAAACCAGCTCCATCCAGTACGAAAACGACGACTTGATGCGCCCCTACTGGGGGGATGACTACGGCATCGCCTGCTGTGTGTCGGCCATGCGCATCGGCAAGCAGATGCAGTTTTTTGGAGCGCGGGTCAACCTGGCCAAGTGCCTACTCTATGCCATCAATGGCGGCCGGGACGAGATCTCCGGCGAGCAGGTGGCCCCGGCCTATGCCCCCATTACTTCTGAGGTGCTGGAGTATGACGAGGTGTGGCCGCGCCTGGTGCAGATGATGGCCTGGCTGGCCAAGACCTACGTCAACACCATGAACATCATCCACTACATGCACGACAAGTACTGCTACGAGCGCCTGGAGATGGCCCTGCACGACCGGGACGTGCTGCGCACCATGGCCTTTGGCCTGGCCGGCCTGTCGGTAACAGCCGACTCCCTATCCGCCATCAAATACGCGCGGGTACGGGCCATCCGGGATGAGCGGGGCCTAGTGGTGGATTACGCGGTGGATGGCGACTTCCCCAAATACGGCAACAACGATGACCGGGTTGACTCCATTGCGGTGCAACTGGTGCAGACCTTCATGGCCGAGCTGCGCAAGCACAAGACCTACCGCAATGCCATCCCCACCCAGTCCATCCTCACCATCACCTCCAACGTGGTCTACGGCAAGAAAACCGGCAACACCCCCGACGGGCGGCGAGCCGGCGAGCCCTTTGCCCCAGGGGCCAACCCCATGCACGGCCGGGACACCAAGGGGGCGGTGGCCTCGCTGGCTTCGGTGGCCAAGCTGCCCTACGACGACGCCCTGGATGGCATCTCCAACACCTTCTCGATTGTGCCGGCGGCCCTAGGTCGCACCGCCGAGGAGCGGGTTGCTAACCTGGTGGGGCTGCTGGACGGCTACATGCGGGATGGCGGCTTTCACCTCAACGTCAACGTCCTCAACCGCGAGACCCTGCTGCAGGCCATGGAGCACCCCGAGCTCTATCCCCAGCTCACCATCCGAGTGTCTGGCTACGCGGTGAACTTCATCAAGCTCACCCGCGAGCAACAACTGGATGTGATTAACCGCACCTTCCACCAACACTTCTAA
- a CDS encoding UDP-glucose dehydrogenase family protein, with translation MDMAVVGAGYVGLVTGACLAHLGHSVICIDNNPVKIENLQRGRLPIYEPGLEELVREGAEAGRLHFTTDLGLGVKASEVIFIAVGTPALPSGEPDLRYVEAVARGIGQHLDNRYRVIVNKSTVPIGSGDWVRMLILDGAAEAVQQRLSSQQMALAGGDPTPSSLATLDRSSWVPPFDVVSNPEFLREGSAIQDTFYPDRIVIGSNSPRAIEILRQLYEPILSRQQGLGGDPVPLLVTDLASAEMIKYAANAFLATKISFINEIANICERTGADITQVAEGIGLDKRIGRAFLNAGLGWGGSCFPKDLAALIQTAADYGYEAKLLRATVEVNREQRQRLLEKLQQALKVLKGKTIGLLGLTFKPHTDDLRDAPSLTLIEQLHRLGAKVKAYDPIVSASGMREGLAHVVVETDVFRLAQDCDALVLVTEWPEFLSLDYRRLAELMRRPLILDGRNCLDRQAVQQAGITLIGVGW, from the coding sequence ATGGACATGGCGGTCGTGGGAGCTGGCTATGTGGGGTTGGTAACCGGCGCCTGTCTGGCCCACCTGGGCCACAGCGTTATTTGTATAGACAACAACCCTGTCAAAATCGAAAACCTGCAGCGAGGTCGTCTGCCCATCTACGAGCCCGGCCTGGAAGAGCTGGTGCGGGAAGGCGCCGAGGCTGGCCGGCTGCACTTTACCACCGACCTGGGCCTGGGGGTGAAGGCCAGCGAAGTGATCTTCATTGCCGTGGGCACCCCGGCTTTGCCCAGCGGCGAGCCAGACCTGCGCTACGTAGAGGCCGTGGCGCGAGGGATCGGCCAGCACCTGGACAACCGCTACCGCGTCATCGTCAACAAGTCCACCGTGCCCATCGGCTCCGGCGACTGGGTGCGCATGCTCATCCTCGACGGCGCCGCCGAGGCTGTCCAGCAGCGCCTAAGCAGCCAACAGATGGCCCTGGCTGGGGGGGATCCCACCCCCTCCTCCCTGGCCACCCTGGACAGGTCTTCCTGGGTGCCGCCCTTCGACGTGGTGAGCAACCCCGAGTTTCTGCGGGAGGGCAGCGCCATCCAGGATACCTTTTACCCCGACCGCATCGTGATTGGCTCCAACAGCCCCCGGGCCATCGAGATCCTGCGGCAGCTTTACGAGCCCATCCTCAGCCGCCAGCAGGGCTTGGGCGGGGATCCCGTGCCCTTGCTGGTCACCGACCTGGCCTCGGCCGAGATGATCAAATATGCGGCCAACGCCTTCCTGGCCACCAAGATCAGCTTCATCAACGAGATCGCCAACATCTGCGAGCGCACTGGCGCCGACATCACCCAGGTGGCCGAAGGGATCGGCCTCGATAAGCGCATTGGCCGCGCCTTCCTCAACGCTGGTCTAGGCTGGGGAGGGAGCTGCTTTCCCAAGGATCTGGCCGCTTTGATCCAGACGGCAGCCGACTACGGCTATGAGGCCAAGCTGTTGCGGGCCACCGTCGAGGTCAACCGCGAGCAGCGGCAGCGCCTGCTGGAAAAGCTGCAGCAGGCCCTCAAGGTGCTCAAGGGCAAGACCATCGGCCTTCTGGGCCTCACCTTCAAGCCCCACACCGACGACCTGCGGGATGCGCCGTCCCTGACCCTCATCGAGCAGCTCCACCGGCTGGGGGCCAAGGTAAAAGCCTATGATCCCATTGTGTCGGCTTCGGGGATGCGGGAGGGCCTGGCCCACGTGGTGGTGGAAACGGACGTGTTCCGCCTGGCCCAGGATTGCGACGCCCTGGTGCTGGTGACCGAGTGGCCGGAGTTTTTGTCGCTGGATTACCGGCGCCTTGCCGAGCTGATGCGGCGGCCCCTCATCCTCGACGGCCGCAACTGCCTTGACCGGCAGGCCGTTCAGCAGGCGGGCATTACCCTGATTGGAGTGGGCTGGTGA
- a CDS encoding NAD(P)H-dependent glycerol-3-phosphate dehydrogenase: MKTNTTSPQKIAILGAGAWGSTLALLAQAQGHRVQVWDRRKDLDLKEVLQGSQILISAVSMAGVRPVAEVVRQVGIPPQVILVSATKGLDPLQLLTPAQIWGAAFPNQPLVVLSGPNLSAEIRQGLPAAAVVASRDLWAAVQVQHALASERFRLYTSSDPLGVELGGILKNVIAIAVGVCDALHLGTNARAALVTRGLAEMIRVGSRLGARPETFNGLSGLGDLLATCHSPLSRNYQVGYGLGQGRPLSQVLAEIEGTAEGVYTAPVVVKIAAQHNIRVPITQEVHRLLQGQTTPTAALARLMERQLTSE, encoded by the coding sequence ATGAAAACTAACACAACATCCCCCCAGAAGATCGCCATTCTAGGGGCGGGAGCCTGGGGAAGTACGCTGGCTCTGCTGGCCCAGGCCCAGGGGCACCGAGTGCAGGTTTGGGACCGGCGCAAAGATCTGGATCTCAAAGAGGTGCTCCAGGGATCCCAAATCCTCATCTCGGCAGTCTCGATGGCAGGGGTGCGCCCCGTGGCCGAGGTTGTGCGCCAGGTGGGGATCCCACCGCAGGTTATTTTGGTCTCAGCCACTAAGGGACTGGATCCGCTCCAACTTTTGACTCCTGCCCAAATCTGGGGGGCTGCCTTCCCCAACCAGCCGTTGGTGGTGCTCTCCGGGCCTAACCTTTCCGCCGAGATCCGCCAGGGTTTGCCGGCAGCAGCAGTGGTAGCCAGCCGGGATCTCTGGGCAGCCGTGCAGGTGCAGCATGCCCTGGCTTCAGAGCGCTTTCGCCTCTACACCAGCAGCGATCCGCTGGGGGTGGAGCTGGGAGGCATCCTGAAAAATGTTATCGCCATCGCCGTGGGGGTGTGTGATGCGCTGCACCTGGGCACCAATGCTCGGGCTGCCCTGGTTACCCGCGGCTTGGCAGAGATGATCCGGGTGGGATCCCGCTTAGGGGCGCGGCCTGAGACCTTCAACGGCCTCTCAGGCCTGGGGGATCTGCTGGCCACCTGTCACAGTCCTCTGAGCCGCAACTACCAGGTGGGCTACGGGTTGGGCCAAGGTAGGCCTTTGTCCCAGGTTCTGGCTGAAATCGAGGGCACTGCCGAAGGAGTTTACACCGCTCCTGTCGTGGTCAAGATCGCCGCCCAACACAACATCCGGGTGCCTATCACCCAGGAGGTGCATCGGTTGTTGCAAGGACAGACCACCCCCACTGCTGCCCTGGCCAGGCTGATGGAGCGACAACTCACCTCGGAATAA
- a CDS encoding cation diffusion facilitator family transporter: MSFPDSAAIASRRQRQVQRVLYVTLGLNLLVFSVKLILGLATGSLSLVADALHSVTDSASNILALLAARFSSPEPDEDHPYGRSKFEAIGALGIAAFLGVASFEILSAAVGRFFAPQPPQLRIEGLTLTLMLGVLGINLFVAVYERFWGRALASSLLLADARHTLSDVWVTLTVLLGLAGIHFWGIPWLDQVLAVPVGLLVFWSGWEVLRENVPFLTDRVAIPPKTLRELVLSLPGILDCHDITSRGIPGQMIFIEMHMVVEPLDVESAHRLTEAVEQLLQQRYGPVRVTIHLEPYSHIEGSRS; this comes from the coding sequence GTGAGCTTCCCCGATTCTGCTGCCATAGCCAGCCGCCGTCAGCGCCAGGTGCAGAGGGTGCTCTATGTCACCCTGGGGCTCAATCTTTTGGTGTTTTCGGTCAAGTTGATCCTGGGATTGGCGACGGGATCCCTCAGCTTGGTGGCCGATGCCCTGCACAGTGTTACCGACAGCGCCAGCAACATTCTTGCCCTGCTGGCAGCCCGCTTTTCCTCGCCAGAGCCGGACGAAGACCATCCCTATGGCCGCAGCAAGTTTGAGGCCATTGGAGCGCTGGGGATCGCCGCCTTTTTGGGAGTGGCCAGCTTCGAGATCCTCAGCGCAGCGGTGGGGCGGTTTTTTGCACCCCAGCCGCCGCAGCTCCGGATCGAGGGGTTGACCTTGACGCTGATGCTGGGCGTGCTGGGGATCAACCTCTTCGTGGCCGTCTATGAACGTTTCTGGGGCAGGGCGCTGGCCAGCTCGCTGCTCTTGGCCGATGCCCGCCATACCCTCAGCGATGTCTGGGTAACCCTGACGGTATTGCTGGGTCTGGCCGGGATCCACTTCTGGGGGATCCCTTGGCTGGACCAGGTGCTGGCGGTGCCGGTGGGGCTGCTGGTGTTCTGGAGCGGCTGGGAAGTGCTGCGGGAAAACGTTCCCTTCTTAACCGACCGGGTGGCTATCCCCCCCAAAACCTTGCGGGAGCTGGTTCTCAGCCTGCCCGGGATCCTCGACTGCCACGACATCACCTCCCGCGGCATCCCGGGGCAGATGATCTTTATCGAAATGCACATGGTGGTGGAGCCGCTGGATGTGGAGTCGGCCCATCGCCTTACCGAAGCGGTGGAGCAACTGCTGCAGCAGCGCTACGGGCCGGTGCGGGTCACCATCCACCTGGAGCCCTACTCCCACATCGAGGGATCCCGTTCCTAG
- a CDS encoding VOC family protein encodes MNPSIRIVQGIHHLHFYLWDLPRWREHFCRVWGFRVASDAGNTLELEQGSLRLRLSQPARAGDEVDRHLQRHGPGVVDVALAVGEQELPALAELLRGRGAQLAWIPAAAALCLHTPYGIRHSLIPGPLDAAPAEAGLFSHWDHVVLNVEQGSLQAAADWYGRVLGWRRLYRYSIGTATSGLESVVVGDPEAGIQWAINEPTCAASQIQEFLHAHGGPGIQHAALHSSDIVASLRRLRQGGVDFLQVAPQYYTSLERELGLALRSALGQAISWQDLVEQQILLDATLPASDGQDRPLLLQTFTQPLFGRPTFFFEVIQRLGGATGFGEANFQALFEALERQQRQRHQALTP; translated from the coding sequence ATGAACCCGTCCATTCGAATTGTCCAAGGGATCCACCACCTGCACTTCTACCTTTGGGATCTGCCCCGTTGGCGGGAACACTTTTGTCGGGTTTGGGGCTTCCGGGTGGCAAGCGACGCCGGCAACACCCTGGAGCTGGAGCAGGGATCCCTGCGCTTGCGCCTGTCTCAGCCGGCACGGGCGGGGGACGAGGTGGACCGCCATTTGCAGCGGCATGGGCCGGGGGTGGTGGATGTGGCCTTGGCGGTGGGAGAGCAGGAGCTACCGGCCTTGGCGGAGCTGTTGCGGGGCCGAGGCGCCCAACTGGCGTGGATCCCGGCAGCAGCGGCGCTCTGCCTCCACACCCCCTACGGGATCCGGCATTCTCTGATCCCTGGCCCCTTGGATGCCGCCCCTGCCGAAGCGGGCCTGTTTTCCCACTGGGATCACGTGGTGTTGAACGTGGAGCAGGGATCCCTGCAGGCGGCAGCCGACTGGTATGGGCGGGTGCTGGGCTGGCGGCGGCTGTACCGCTACAGCATCGGCACCGCCACCTCCGGCCTGGAAAGCGTGGTGGTGGGGGATCCGGAAGCGGGGATCCAATGGGCCATCAACGAGCCCACCTGTGCCGCTTCCCAGATTCAGGAGTTTTTGCATGCCCATGGCGGCCCGGGCATTCAGCACGCGGCGCTGCACAGCTCAGACATTGTTGCCAGCCTGCGCCGGTTGCGGCAGGGGGGAGTGGACTTTTTGCAAGTGGCGCCGCAGTACTACACCAGCCTGGAAAGGGAGCTGGGGTTGGCGCTCCGTTCTGCCCTTGGGCAGGCCATCTCCTGGCAAGACCTGGTGGAGCAGCAGATCCTTCTGGATGCTACCCTGCCCGCTTCTGATGGCCAGGATCGCCCCCTTCTGCTGCAGACCTTTACCCAGCCCCTCTTTGGTCGGCCCACCTTTTTCTTTGAAGTCATTCAACGGCTAGGCGGGGCCACGGGCTTTGGCGAGGCCAATTTTCAGGCTTTGTTCGAGGCCCTGGAACGGCAACAGCGACAGCGACACCAGGCGCTGACCCCTTAG
- the gcvH gene encoding glycine cleavage system protein GcvH, producing the protein MALEYPPHLRYVDTHEYIRVEDDIAVIGITAYAVDQLGDIVFVGLPEEGTEIEKGESFGSVESVKAVEDLYAPVSGKVVAVNKAVVDSPESIADDPYGDGWLIKVRMTNPEDLDDTMSAEAYASLVEGS; encoded by the coding sequence ATGGCCCTGGAGTATCCGCCCCATCTGCGCTATGTGGACACCCACGAGTACATCCGCGTTGAGGATGACATTGCGGTGATTGGGATCACGGCTTATGCCGTCGATCAGCTGGGAGACATCGTCTTCGTCGGCTTGCCCGAGGAAGGGACAGAAATTGAAAAGGGGGAGAGCTTTGGCTCCGTGGAGTCCGTCAAGGCCGTGGAGGATCTGTATGCCCCTGTTTCGGGGAAAGTGGTGGCGGTAAACAAAGCGGTGGTGGACAGCCCAGAGAGCATTGCCGACGATCCCTATGGAGACGGCTGGCTGATCAAGGTGCGCATGACCAACCCGGAAGATCTCGACGACACGATGAGCGCGGAGGCTTACGCCAGCTTGGTGGAGGGATCCTAA
- a CDS encoding response regulator: MSKRILVIEDEPAIRTYLQKVLQRAGYDTVAASDGEEGLQMVHALLPDLVLCDVVMPKLNGYGVLDAVRWGRSTAHIPFVFLSSKTSREDMEEGLRLGSNAYLTKPIDQNHLLRAIAAQLL; the protein is encoded by the coding sequence ATGTCCAAACGCATCTTGGTGATTGAAGACGAACCCGCCATCCGCACCTATTTGCAGAAAGTGTTGCAACGAGCTGGGTACGACACTGTCGCGGCCAGCGATGGGGAGGAAGGATTACAGATGGTGCACGCTCTCCTGCCGGATTTGGTGTTGTGCGATGTGGTCATGCCCAAGCTGAACGGCTATGGAGTGTTAGATGCCGTGAGATGGGGTCGGTCCACTGCCCACATCCCCTTTGTCTTTCTCTCCTCGAAAACCAGCCGAGAAGACATGGAAGAAGGGCTGCGGCTTGGCTCTAATGCCTACTTAACCAAGCCCATCGACCAAAATCACCTGTTGAGAGCAATCGCCGCCCAACTGCTCTGA
- a CDS encoding diguanylate cyclase, with product MSLEEPTTCISLECYGLGVEREPVGAFLTVLWGANMGMTFPLGETAVVGRSSQADIQLWDHAVSRQHCRLEREGGTYILTDLGSLNGTYVNWQRVTRLPLADRDRIQLGNSLLQFAYYDRLEEAFFFQVAAAALYDPLTGLHNRRFFLEHLQREMAFARRHSFPLHLLYLDLDNFKLINDRWGHLAGDQALIQVARQLQDQVRQEDLLARMGGDEFVLMVRGVPEAQILQLAKRLRQAVQSLPLQVGAEVIHLTCSIGVASWLSLSAETSVQSFLEAADQALYQAKRQGGNREVLL from the coding sequence TTGTCTCTCGAAGAGCCGACCACCTGCATCTCCCTGGAGTGCTATGGGCTGGGAGTGGAGAGAGAGCCTGTGGGCGCCTTTTTGACCGTGCTCTGGGGGGCCAATATGGGCATGACCTTTCCCTTGGGGGAAACAGCGGTAGTGGGGCGCAGCTCCCAGGCTGACATTCAGCTCTGGGATCACGCCGTTTCTCGGCAGCACTGTCGGCTGGAGAGAGAAGGGGGAACCTACATCCTCACCGACCTAGGCAGCCTCAACGGTACCTATGTCAACTGGCAGAGGGTAACTCGCCTTCCCTTGGCCGATAGGGATCGCATCCAGCTGGGGAATAGCCTCCTGCAGTTTGCCTATTATGACCGGCTGGAGGAGGCTTTCTTTTTCCAGGTCGCTGCCGCCGCTCTCTACGACCCGCTCACGGGGCTGCACAACCGTCGGTTTTTCCTAGAGCACCTGCAGAGGGAGATGGCCTTTGCCCGCCGCCATAGCTTTCCCCTCCACTTGCTTTACCTGGACTTGGACAACTTCAAGCTCATCAACGACCGCTGGGGGCACTTGGCCGGGGATCAAGCCCTGATCCAGGTGGCCCGCCAACTGCAGGACCAGGTTCGCCAAGAGGATCTGCTGGCCCGCATGGGGGGCGACGAATTTGTCCTCATGGTGCGCGGGGTTCCGGAAGCTCAAATCCTGCAGTTGGCCAAGCGCCTGCGGCAGGCCGTCCAATCCCTCCCTCTGCAGGTGGGAGCGGAAGTTATCCACCTCACCTGTAGCATTGGCGTCGCCTCTTGGCTCAGCCTTTCAGCAGAAACTTCCGTCCAAAGCTTTCTAGAGGCAGCCGACCAAGCCCTCTACCAGGCCAAAAGGCAGGGGGGCAACCGGGAAGTGTTGCTGTAG
- a CDS encoding alpha/beta fold hydrolase — translation MTEAGIRRLPAEVAAKMGSWRHGYALTNGIQLHYVTQGEGELAILLHGFPEFWYSWRHQIPVLAQRFCVVAPDLRGYNDSDKPDHGYDLDTLTADVRGLLDHFGAKRAVVVAHNWGGAIAWHWAQLFPQEIRKLAVLNSPHPACFRREFLTNLDQMRRSWYLFFFQLPWLPEWVLQWNLGDWVQRIFRETSVRKSAFTRHDLKIYQEALAKPKVLTSALNYYRHLFSLPTLQNLFLQPLRQILAPTLLIWGEEDFALSRELTEGMDPFFPNGIRKEYIPECGHWAQQEAPQTVNRLLMEFL, via the coding sequence ATGACAGAAGCAGGGATCCGACGCCTTCCTGCTGAGGTAGCCGCCAAGATGGGGAGCTGGCGGCACGGCTATGCCCTCACCAATGGTATTCAACTGCACTACGTCACCCAGGGGGAAGGGGAGCTGGCCATCTTGCTGCATGGTTTCCCGGAGTTTTGGTACTCCTGGCGGCACCAGATCCCGGTGTTGGCGCAGCGGTTTTGCGTGGTGGCCCCCGATCTACGCGGCTACAACGATTCCGACAAGCCGGATCACGGCTACGACCTAGATACCCTCACGGCGGATGTCCGCGGCCTCCTGGATCACTTTGGGGCCAAGAGGGCGGTAGTGGTGGCCCACAACTGGGGAGGGGCTATTGCTTGGCACTGGGCGCAACTTTTTCCCCAGGAGATCCGCAAGCTGGCCGTGCTCAACTCTCCTCACCCCGCTTGCTTTCGCCGGGAGTTCCTGACCAATTTGGACCAGATGCGCCGCAGTTGGTACTTGTTTTTCTTCCAGTTGCCCTGGCTGCCGGAGTGGGTGCTCCAGTGGAACTTGGGCGATTGGGTGCAGCGCATCTTCCGAGAGACCTCGGTGCGCAAAAGCGCCTTCACCCGACACGACCTGAAGATCTACCAAGAGGCTCTCGCCAAACCCAAGGTGCTCACCTCTGCCCTTAACTACTACCGCCACCTGTTTAGCCTGCCCACTCTGCAGAACCTGTTTTTACAGCCCCTGCGGCAGATCCTCGCCCCCACCCTGCTCATTTGGGGAGAGGAAGACTTTGCCCTCAGCCGCGAGCTGACCGAGGGAATGGATCCCTTTTTCCCCAACGGCATTCGCAAAGAATACATCCCCGAGTGCGGCCACTGGGCGCAGCAGGAGGCGCCGCAAACCGTGAATCGGCTGCTGATGGAGTTCCTCTAG